The following proteins are encoded in a genomic region of Zea mays cultivar B73 chromosome 9, Zm-B73-REFERENCE-NAM-5.0, whole genome shotgun sequence:
- the LOC103638321 gene encoding 65-kDa microtubule-associated protein 1, whose amino-acid sequence MAGDITCGSLLQKLQLIWDEVGESDEDRDKVLYQLDQECLDVYKRKVDQATNSRDLLIQALDDSKIELARLLSGLGEKAIARTPEKTTGTIKQQLAAIAPTLEQLTKQKNERRREFVNVQSQIDQICGEIAGTIEVGEQVTTPQVNEDDLTLERLEDFRSQLQELEKEKSNRLEKVLEYVIMVHDLCTVLGMDFLSTVTGVHPTLDDSVGDNCKSISDDTLSKLDKTVATLNEDKKLRLSKLQELAGQLYDLWDLMDAPKEERRMFDHVTCNRSASVDEVTAPGSLALDLIEQAEVEVQRLDQLKYSKMKEIAFKKQNELEDIYAGAHIVIDTAAAHEKILALIEAGNIEPSELIADMDAQIAKAKEEALSRKDILDKVERWMSACEEESWLEDYNRDDNRYNSSRGAHLNLKRAEKARILVNKIPALVETLVAKTRAWEENRGLSFMYDGVPLLAMLDEYVMLRQEREEEKKRTREQKRYVEQQLNTDHEGPFGSRVSPNRPASSKKAIGPKLNGSVSNGTPPNRRLSISGQQNGGGHGVRSGGKDSKKDTAKTASPGNSAAATAPVGLTATAKEDAASQISVTDLVPSTP is encoded by the exons ATGGCCGGTGACATTACTTGCGGATCCTTGCTGCAAAAATTGCAG TTGATATGGGATGAAGTTGGCGAGAGTGATGAGGATCGTGACAAGGTCCTTTATCAGCTGGATCAGGAATGCCTTGATGTTTACAAGAGGAAAGTTGACCAAGCAACTAACTCTagggatctcctgatccaggctCTGGATGACTCAAAGATAGAACTTGCTAGGCTTCTTTCTGGTCTTGGAGAAAAAGCTATTGCAAGAACC cctGAGAAGACAACAGGAACAATCAAGCAGCAGCTAGCTGCTATAGCGCCAACACTTGAGCAGTTGACTAAACAGAAAAATGAAAGAAGAAGAGAGTTTGTTAATGTACAATCACAAATTGATCAAATATGTGGTGAAATCGCTGGCACCATAGAGGTGGGTGAACAGGTGACAACACCCCAAGTCAATGAGGATGATTTGACACTTGAGAGGCTTGAAGATTTTCGGTCTCAACTCCAGGAGCTTGAGAAAGAGAAG AGTAATAGGCTGGAGAAGGTTCTTGAGTATGTAATTATGGTACATGATCTTTGTACTGTCTTGGGGATGGATTTTCTCAGCACAGTGACTGGAGTTCACCCCACTTTAGATGACTCTGTTGGCGACAACTGTAAGAGCATTAGTGATGATACATTATCAAAACTTGACAAGACGGTAGCTACACTTAATGAAGATAAGAAGTTGCGTCTAAGCAAG CTTCAAGAACTCGCTGGTCAGCTCTATGATCTTTGGGATCTCATGGATGCCCCCAAGGAAGAAAGGCGCATGTTTGATCATGTGACCTGCAACAGATCAGCATCTGTGGATGAAGTCACAGCACCTGGATCTCTTGCTCTAGATTTAATTGAACAA GCTGAGGTTGAGGTTCAAAGGTTAGACCAGCTGAAGTACAGCAAGATGAAAGAAATAGCTTTCAAGAAGCAAAATGAGCTGGAAGATATCTACGCTGGTGCTCATATTGTAATAGACACAGCTGCTGCTCATGAGAAAATATTGGCACTGATTGAGGCAGGTAACATAGAACCATCAGAACTAATTGCAGATATGGATGCCCAGATAGCAAAAGCAAAGGAAGAAGCATTGAGTAGAAAAGATATCCTTGATAAAGTAGAAAGATGGATGTCTGCGTGTGAAGAAGAAAGCTGGCTTGAAGATTATAACCGG GATGACAACAGGTATAACTCTAGCCGAGGTGCCCACCTGAATCTGAAGCGTGCAGAAAAAGCTCGTATCCTTGTTAacaagattccag CACTTGTTGAAACTCTAGTGGCAAAGACCAGGGCATGGGAGGAGAACCGTGGTCTGTCTTTTATGTATGATGGTGTACCTCTTCTAGCTATGTTGGATGAGTATGTTATGCTCAGGCAGGAAagggaagaagagaagaaaagaacgCGG GAACAAAAGCGCTACGTTGAGCAGCAATTGAACACTGATCATGAAGGGCCATTCGGATCGCGAGTGAGTCCAAACCGGCCTGCCAGTTCGAAGAAGGCCATTGGCCCAAAGTTGAATGGCAGCGTCTCAAACGGCACTCCTCCAAACAGAAGGCTCTCAATCAGTGGCCAACAGAACGGTGGTGGCCATGGCGTCAGGTCTGGAGGGAAGGATAGCAAGAAAGACACGGCGAAGACAGCATCTCCTGGGAACAGTGCAGCTGCAACTGCACCTGTGGGTTTGACAGCAACAGCCAAAGAAGACGCCGCCTCCCAAATTTCTGTCACCGATCTGGTTCCGAGCACACCATGA